One Ranitomeya imitator isolate aRanImi1 chromosome 1, aRanImi1.pri, whole genome shotgun sequence DNA window includes the following coding sequences:
- the LOC138662716 gene encoding uncharacterized protein, with the protein MSANEQDCVRALIEMYRSLPCLWKIKSADYSNRYKKKDAYENLVAIYKEHHPTETVDEHIVRKKIQALRTVYKKELNKVEKSLKSGAGTDDVYVPKLWYYDLLAFTRDQEIPRPCQTVTSICAPSPEENLPESPDEHVPLQQRERPEGNDVQSHQSSRSPCLEDQTRPQRPSRKRKSTAGTPVDLLAMANNILSKHAATQLSAFPTLVEERLKKLDVTQRSHAERLMFDVLNAAAAGKLSDTSMLNITERQPSSQFYLGPPQEPMHSTPVRRPGPHHSQFWTPPAPPSFADFSQGPPTSTDRYSEMGTYYQNL; encoded by the exons atgtctgccaatgaacaagactgtgttcgggcactcatagagatgtaccgctccctgccctgcttgtggaagataaagtcggcggattacagcaaccgctacaaaaagaaagatgcgtatgagaacctggtggccatctacaaggagcatcatcccactgagacggtggatgaacacattgtgcgtaaaaaaatccaggctctccgcacagtctacaaaaaagagttgaacaaggtggaaaagtcgctgaagtctggggccggaactgacgacgtctatgtgcccaagttgtggtactatgacctgctggcgttcactcgGGACCAGGAAATTCCTCGTCCGTGCCAGACTGTCACAAGCATATGTGCACCATCGCCTGAAGAGAACCTGCCCGAGTCTCCggacgagcat gtgcctcttcaacagcgggaaagaccagaagggaacgatgtccagtcccatcagtcctccagaagcccgtgtctcgaggatcagacacgtccacagcggccatctcgcaaaagaaagtcgacagcggggacacctgtggatctcctggcaatggctaacaacatcttgtccaagcatgcggcaacccagctctccgcattcccaaccttggttgaggaacggttaaaaaaattggacgttacccaacgatctcacgcggagcgattgatgtttgacgttctgaacgcggcagccgctggaaaactgagcgacacatctatgttgaacatcaccgagcgtcagcccagtagccagttttatttgggaccaccacaggagcccatgcacagcactcctgtccgcagaccaggcccacatcattctcagttctggacaccacctgcacctccttcttttgcagacttttcacaagGACCTCCTACGTCCACGGACCGGTACAGCGAGATGGGCACCTACTATCAAAATTTGTAG